One part of the Bacillus sp. FJAT-45350 genome encodes these proteins:
- a CDS encoding recombinase family protein, which produces MKTVAYYRNSINLQENSIDMQKQMALDKAIDRLLPIDDHYTDRNVSARKVPMNKRTELSRLLTDIEKRKVKTLFVYKRDRLARNILEYLKIYRILKLNNVEVIFTADNEPPMVYHAVGEILETIMGSMIHEEGDKIVERLIATKKANFMSGKTIGILPYGYTHDKQKDVIIRNEEELNDIKQIYKELLSGKYQNLNQLKKVIRDFGITKNGDIWTVQMIKSVIMNPTYMGLRTLNINNVKLEKPIEELAIITQNEWQKANEILETISPATNKMNYDTKSVDYLLKDLLFCSECNKPLIPNKARKKENILYKCKNGKHKEVKVNKEQIEETVYAACIDFFESLIRSNFKGLFDRYHANYLLTLKQTLKKHDDTVNKINNQIVRQAEKWIENDMNEQVKQSHQSKLMVLYDKLLLEKASQENLFNQLSKEGDVKERITSIHRTVTIRPSFLELEFEEKLELLHELVYKVVVSPFSIDITFKHPFLQVKEAREDAE; this is translated from the coding sequence ATACAGATAGGAATGTATCAGCTAGAAAGGTACCGATGAATAAACGAACAGAGTTATCTAGATTATTAACTGACATTGAAAAAAGAAAAGTGAAGACCTTATTCGTTTATAAAAGAGACCGTTTGGCTAGAAACATACTAGAATACCTAAAAATTTATCGAATTCTAAAACTGAATAATGTTGAAGTAATTTTTACGGCTGATAATGAGCCACCGATGGTTTATCATGCTGTTGGTGAAATACTTGAAACGATTATGGGCAGTATGATTCACGAAGAAGGAGACAAGATTGTTGAACGTCTTATTGCTACAAAAAAAGCAAATTTCATGTCAGGTAAAACTATTGGAATCCTGCCTTATGGGTATACACATGACAAACAAAAGGATGTAATTATTCGAAACGAAGAAGAGCTAAATGATATTAAGCAAATCTATAAAGAACTACTAAGTGGAAAATATCAAAATTTAAATCAACTCAAAAAAGTGATCCGTGACTTTGGTATTACAAAGAATGGTGATATATGGACTGTACAAATGATTAAATCAGTCATTATGAACCCGACATATATGGGACTGCGTACTTTAAATATCAATAATGTTAAACTTGAAAAACCCATCGAGGAATTAGCTATCATTACTCAAAATGAATGGCAGAAGGCTAATGAGATTTTAGAGACAATCTCTCCTGCAACAAACAAAATGAACTATGATACGAAATCAGTAGACTATCTTCTCAAAGATCTTCTGTTTTGCTCAGAGTGTAATAAGCCCCTTATCCCTAATAAAGCAAGGAAAAAGGAAAACATCCTTTATAAATGTAAGAACGGTAAGCATAAAGAAGTAAAAGTTAATAAAGAGCAGATTGAAGAAACTGTGTATGCTGCTTGCATCGACTTTTTTGAAAGTCTTATTAGATCAAACTTTAAAGGACTATTTGATAGATACCACGCAAATTATCTCCTTACCTTGAAACAGACATTAAAAAAGCATGATGATACGGTTAACAAGATTAATAATCAGATTGTTAGGCAAGCTGAGAAATGGATTGAAAATGATATGAACGAACAAGTCAAGCAATCTCATCAATCAAAGTTAATGGTCTTATACGATAAACTTCTTTTAGAAAAAGCTAGTCAAGAGAATTTATTTAATCAGCTCAGTAAAGAAGGTGATGTCAAAGAAAGGATAACTTCTATACATAGGACCGTGACTATACGCCCCTCCTTCTTAGAATTAGAATTTGAAGAAAAGTTGGAACTACTACATGAGCTTGTTTACAAAGTAGTAGTCAGCCCATTTTCAATTGATATCACCTTCAAACACCCATTTCTCCAAGTGAAAGAGGCGAGAGAAGATGCTGAGTGA